A region from the Brassica napus cultivar Da-Ae chromosome C8, Da-Ae, whole genome shotgun sequence genome encodes:
- the LOC106448384 gene encoding uncharacterized protein LOC106448384 translates to MIPNETGTFQNYIERNDAELKRIHAIVHMAISSAPNKDMVIEETRRTPFMNRIAIVRLHHVGKLKFPEYAGNTDPKAHVRAFRLAISRAHLNDDEKEAGYCCFFAENLTRAALEWFAVLEENSIDNFTQLVSTFLKQYSVFIETRVTEADLWNLKQAPFEPLRAYINKFREIKAKNLHPNEVVAFESLKNGVWFSSKLREETAVRAPISLDDALHRASYFATHEEEVAALKEQYSANKNNTSKKINAPKEPATKGQHSYAINNSPQNKSSTYDLNILCALHNQKGSSADILFYDAFKRMGFTKALLKQERTPLIGFAGETTYSLGSIKLAGTTGEVRKIVKFIVIDRPAPFNAILGRPWL, encoded by the exons ATGATCCCGAATGAAACCGGAACATTCCAGAACTATATCGAAAGAAACGACGCCGAGCTCAAGAGGATACACGCCATCGTGCATATGGCGATAAGCTCCGCTCCAAACAAAGATATGGTTATCGAAGAAACAAGAAGGACTCCGTTCATGAATCGAATCGCCATCGTAAGATTACACCATGTGGGAAAACTAAAATTCCCCGAGTACGCTGGGAACACAGACCCGAAAGCTCATGTACGAGCCTTCCGACTAGCGATATCAAGAGCGCATCTCAACGACGACGAAAAAGAGGCCGGGTATTGCTGCTTCTTCGCCGAAAATCTCACCAGAGCAGCTCTTGAATGGTTTGCCGTCCTAGAAGAAAACTCGATCGACAACTTCACCCAATTAGTATCTACGTTCCTCAAACAATACTCAGTTTTCATAGAAACAAGGGTCACAGAGGCAGATCTCTGGAATCTCAAGCAGGCGCCCTTCGAACCGCTGAGAGCGTACATAAACAAGTTCAGAGAAATCAAAGCCAAGAATTTGCATCCAAACGAAGTTGTGGCCTTCGAATCGCTGAAGAACGGCGTCTGGTTCTCATCCAAATTAAGAGAAGAAACGGCAGTACGAGCACCTATCTCGTTGGACGACGCCCTACACCGAGCCTCCTACTTCGCAACCCACGAAGAAGAGGTCGCAGCCTTAAAAGAACAGTACAGTGCGAACAAAAATAACACCTCCAAAAAGATTAATGCTCCTAAAGAACCAGCAACTAAAGGGCAGCACTCCTATGCGATAAACAATTCGCCGCAAAACAAATCGTCGACGTACGATCTCAACATATTATGTGCCTTACATAACCAGAAGG GAAGCTCGGCCGACATCCTCTTCTATGACGCATTCAAAAGGATGGGATTCACCAAAGCCCTCCTTAAACAAGAACGAACCCCACTAATCGGATTCGCAGGAGAAACTACTTACTCTCTCGGATCAATCAAGCTCGCCGGTACCACCGGAGAAGTCAGGAAAATCGTCAAGTTCATCGTGATAGATCGTCCAGCCCCGTTCAACGCAATTCTCGGAAGACCTTGGCTGTAG